The DNA sequence AAAGCGACAGGGTAAACATTGAAATGAATTTAGGAGAAACGTTTCTCCTAACCCAATTGTGCGCTTGTGAAAGCAGTTTCAGGCAGAGTATTTTGATTCTTTCTTGTTGCAGCAGATATTAAAAATAAATCTATTGCTTAAAGTAAGAAAATGAGCGCACAGAGTTTCTTACTTTAGTTGCCACAGCCGGGCGAAATCAATGATTTTTCAAGCCAATACTGAGTATCTCTATTGCGTGGTTGAAGTTCACTAGATCAGATTCCTTGACGTATAATTTCCCCAAAATTAATTGGTAAGAAAGATAAACTAAAGTGCAGCAGTATAAGTAGTAGAAATTTTGCTATGACCATCACGGAAAACTTGATCCTGCCTGGGCTAGGCATTGCCGCAATTGGATTATTTGCGGGGATTTTCTATCAAGCAGCGAGTGAAGCCATTGATCGACGTAGGTATCCTCCACAAGGTGAACTTGTAGATATTGGGGGATTTCGTTTACATATAAACTGTATGGGGCAGGGTACACCAACTGTTGTCATGGATGCTGGTGCTGGATCTCCATCAATCACATGGGGCTTAGTTCCATCTGAAATTGCTAAATTTACCCGTGTCTGCATTTACGATAGAGCGGGTTTTGGTTGGAGTGAACCCAATCTCAGGGTATCACGTACCAGCCAGCAGAGCGTTGATGAATTGCATACACTTCTGAATAAAGCTGAGATTAAGCCTCCTTACATTTTGGTTGGACACTCGTTGGGTGGAGCCAATATGCGGCTATATGCAAATCAATATCAGGAAGATGTGGTTGGATTAGTGTTGGTCGATTCTGTGCATGAAAATCAGATGACATCCGAAACATGGAAACGCATGAAAAGGGAACTTTTTTCTTAGTTGCTTTCTTACTCACGTCTCAGTCAATAAGTAAACTCCTAATTATTTTTTTTAAACATTGATTTTCATCTATGCTTTTACTGGAGAGTGTCTTATTTCCAAGATTTAAGAACTCGTTGCGATGAGGCGGCGATAGCGGAGTGGCTCTTGCGGGCTTGTGGATCTGGTTAACTCAACTACTATCTTCATGCCCGTAAGAGCCACCGCCTCATCGAGCGAAGCGGCGACGAGTTCGTGGGGCAAGGCGAATCACCGACTAAAACCTCTTTGCTGCTGAAAACGTTTTTCTTGCTCGTGGTGCAACCGTTCTAGCAAATCCTGATTCCAAGTCTGATTATCAGGCGGAAGTTTTTTACTTTGGGGCAAGAGTTCTAGTACAGCACTGGCGGTTTCTTGACCTTGCTTATCCTTATTAAATGCCAGCCCAATTCTGCTGACGTTTTTAAGGACAGATAGCGGCAGGTTATTGGGGTCATCCACCACCATGTACATTGTTCTCACTGGTGGCATTCCCTTGTGTGCCTTCCTATCCATATCTGCTATTGACAGTGCATCAATGGGAGAGTCACATAAAAATACTCTCTCGATTTTATCGTCTGGTTTTCCACCCAAGTTGACTTGAAACCAACCCTGATTTGATTGGGTGTTTTCGGGATACTGCGAACAGCGATTGTCAAGGCGTGTGGTGTCCCAAACCAGTGCGCCTGATTTTTTACCGTTTAAATCCCGCTTGATAAAAACAACATTTCGCTGCTGGTCTATGTAACCTAACCCCTGCTGCTGTAATGGGTGTACAAGGAAATTGGAGATACCGCGCTTTTGAGTCAAGAAATGCTGTAATACTGGGCGTAGACTTTCATCCTCTGGTGGTGGTGTAAACTGGGGTTCACTCTGCTTTTGCTTTCTATTGAATGCCAGTTGATTGTTAGCGATTAGAACTAATAATTTAGCTTCATCATTAGTCCATCCGGCGGGACTGGCTAGTATAATTTCTTCTACATCTGGGGCTGGGTGATTATCTAATAATGCTCTATTAGCAATTTCTTTGTCTCGGTCAATCACCAATAAACTTTGCAAGTCGCCACTGTAATACTGATATAACTCGGCTGCTTGATTCTGGTTTAGTTTTGGTTTATCCGTGGTGGGAATTTGAGCTTTATTTTCAGCAATTGCATTTATGGGTTGTTCGCTCTCCACCGCTTGCTTGACAGGATTGTTTAACAGCTGCTCAATTCGTGCATCATCCCTTTGTGGCTGGTAGTCAATTTCTTTATGCTTCTGTAATCCTGGGAAGGTGTAGGCAGGCCCCAAGGAAGTACCGCTAAATTTTTGGTCATTCCAACAATATGAGATGCCTTTACTTTTACCATTGCGTGTTACACCGTGGCGCACTTCCACACCCAACAGTTGCAATCGTTCTATCAGTTGGGGCATGGTCGGTTTGTCTAGGGTGGCGCGGTCGATTAATTCAATTAGCTGGGTTTTTATTGGTTGTTGAGGGGCTGTGTCTCTTAAACCCTGCTCATACTCTAGCTGTTCTCTCTCAACTCGTCGCTGTTGCCCTACGCTGGGGGCGCGGTTCAGTTTCTCCTTACTACTTAGAGTTGGCTGTAAACCGTACTCCAGTTCTAGCTGGCGAATGATTTTTTCTGAGCGCACATACTCCCAGCTATCGCGGGTAATCTTGCCGTCATCCAAACTGATTCTACTAGCACAAATGTGTATATGATCA is a window from the Nostoc sp. UHCC 0870 genome containing:
- a CDS encoding alpha/beta fold hydrolase, whose product is MTITENLILPGLGIAAIGLFAGIFYQAASEAIDRRRYPPQGELVDIGGFRLHINCMGQGTPTVVMDAGAGSPSITWGLVPSEIAKFTRVCIYDRAGFGWSEPNLRVSRTSQQSVDELHTLLNKAEIKPPYILVGHSLGGANMRLYANQYQEDVVGLVLVDSVHENQMTSETWKRMKRELFS
- a CDS encoding relaxase/mobilization nuclease domain-containing protein; amino-acid sequence: MIGNQTKGKSFRGLLEYLSNREESSLIGGNMFGRNARELAREFRLSRQLNPESLKVVHHVSLSLSPDEQLDNDTWCEIAEKYMVAMGYTANQYAIYRHNDHDHDHIHICASRISLDDGKITRDSWEYVRSEKIIRQLELEYGLQPTLSSKEKLNRAPSVGQQRRVEREQLEYEQGLRDTAPQQPIKTQLIELIDRATLDKPTMPQLIERLQLLGVEVRHGVTRNGKSKGISYCWNDQKFSGTSLGPAYTFPGLQKHKEIDYQPQRDDARIEQLLNNPVKQAVESEQPINAIAENKAQIPTTDKPKLNQNQAAELYQYYSGDLQSLLVIDRDKEIANRALLDNHPAPDVEEIILASPAGWTNDEAKLLVLIANNQLAFNRKQKQSEPQFTPPPEDESLRPVLQHFLTQKRGISNFLVHPLQQQGLGYIDQQRNVVFIKRDLNGKKSGALVWDTTRLDNRCSQYPENTQSNQGWFQVNLGGKPDDKIERVFLCDSPIDALSIADMDRKAHKGMPPVRTMYMVVDDPNNLPLSVLKNVSRIGLAFNKDKQGQETASAVLELLPQSKKLPPDNQTWNQDLLERLHHEQEKRFQQQRGFSR